From Anopheles arabiensis isolate DONGOLA chromosome 3, AaraD3, whole genome shotgun sequence, a single genomic window includes:
- the LOC120902975 gene encoding uncharacterized protein LOC120902975, whose product MLEEMRYIKLPAKTYRTIANTNKLHFSLDGFGTGAPKRHFVKVNVAEFVSEIKKRPILYNTTHQDYRRISLRNDAWIEVALAMNLSEQECKKRWRSMRDAFIKTVRNKNETERKAWIHYRLLEFMLPYLSSRKEDFEASNECSQCIENDEEIDYLEVDSDDELFDGTIAVSYVTHDGKEVFQVMHAPIKQEMPIEDETMQQDTEEEIEDANEEEEEQEQLQPLPYSPLPGPEYLLATTTDDEAEQDEVELYEEQQPQHNDYPLEWHTEHLESDGREMDDDAELNESLPSKRLKTELPSASVSIASSSSPSPVTVQQEAAVPPLAQQQPSPPPPPPPPVQQEESKESDARLGITDPDERFLLSCAPILRRLPNKKNLLARLRIQQLLFELEYDEKYCYEGT is encoded by the exons ATGTTAGAAGAGATGCGGTACATAAAGCTGCCGGCGAAAACGTACCGCACGATAGCGAACACAAACAAGCTGCACTTCAGCCTGGACGGGTTCGGGACGGGCGCCCCGAAGCGCCACTTTGTGAAGGTGAACGTGGCGGAGTTTGTGAGCGAAATCAAAAAGCGCCCGATCCTGTACAACACCACCCACCAGGACTATAGGCGCATCAGCCTGCGGAACGACGCCTGGATCGAGGTGGCGCTGGCAATGAACCTGTCCGAGCAGGAATGCAAGAAGCGGTGGCGCAGCATGCGCGACGCATTCATCAAAACGGTGCGCAACAAGAACGAGACGGAGCGGAAGGCGTGGATACACTACCGGCTGCTGGAGTTTATGCTGCCGTACCTGTCCTCCCGGAAGGA AGACTTTGAGGCGAGCAACGAGTGCAGTCAGTGTATAGAGAATGACGAGGAAATCGATTACCTTGAGgtcgacagtgacgacgagctGTTCGATGGAACGATCGCCGTCTCGTACGTAACGCACGACGGGAAGGAGGTGTTCCAAGTGATGCACGCACCCATCAAGCAGGAAATGCCCATTGAGGACGAAACGATGCAGCAAGACACGGAAGAAGAGATCGAGGACGCTaatgaggaggaggaagagcaggagcagctgcAACCACTGCCGTACAGTCCACTGCCCGGCCCGGAGTATCTGCTCGCGACCACCACGGACGACGAAGCCGAGCAAGACGAAGTGGAGCTGTACGAAGAGCAACAGCCACAGCACAACGATTACCCGCTCGAGTGGCACACGGAGCACCTGGAAAGCGACGGGCGGGAAATGGATGACGATGCGGAGCTGAACGAATCTCTACCAAGCAAGCGTTTGAAGACCGAACTTCCCTCGGCTTCAGTTTCGATCGCTTCATCGTCCTCTCCCTCCCCGGTAACGGTGCAGCAGGAAGCAGCTGTTCCACCTTTAGCACAGCAACAACcatcaccgccaccgccaccgcctccACCGGTCCAGCAGGAGGAAAGCAAAGAGTCCGACGCACGGTTAGGCATTACCGATCCGGACGAACGGTTTCTGCTGTCCTGTGCACCGATCCTGCGAAGGCTACCGAACAAGAAGAATCTGCTGGCGCGGTTACGAATACAGCAGCTGCTGTTCGAGCTCGAGTACGACGAGAAGTACTGCTACGAGGGTACGTAA